Proteins encoded by one window of Terriglobia bacterium:
- a CDS encoding type II secretion system F family protein, whose protein sequence is MEFFYKATTFDGKLMEGSLEAESEKAVSFRLQQMGYLPIQIGTAAQGKPVSISLPFGRSRRVRNKDLLLFTQELATLLKSGSPLDRSLSLLVELSENPTLKSVTQQLLKDIKGGKSFSEALAEHPKVFSKLFVNMVRAGEVGGFLNEVCERLAEFLGASEALRTTLVNAMIYPALLTVVGITSIVILMTFVIPKFTQIFSDMGRALPLPTVILMDVSYGVTHFGWLILLGVAALVFLWRRILATPSGRMGWDQWILRWPVLGDLLLKVEVARFTRTMGTLLHSAVPMMQSLNVVTEIIGNRAIASKLEGVASGIKKGEGVAKPILQARMFPPLMVHLLEVGEETGKLDAMMLQIADIYDGEVRSTMKNLLALLEPSIILVMGLIVGMIVLSILTAILSINEVKF, encoded by the coding sequence ATGGAATTCTTCTACAAAGCCACCACCTTTGACGGCAAGCTGATGGAGGGTTCGCTCGAGGCCGAGAGCGAAAAGGCCGTGAGCTTCCGGCTCCAGCAGATGGGCTATCTTCCGATCCAGATTGGGACCGCGGCCCAGGGGAAGCCCGTCTCGATCTCCCTGCCCTTCGGGCGATCCCGTCGCGTCCGCAACAAGGACTTGCTCCTGTTCACGCAGGAGCTGGCCACCCTGTTGAAATCCGGCTCGCCGCTGGACCGCAGTCTGAGTCTCCTTGTCGAGCTGAGCGAAAATCCGACATTGAAGTCAGTGACCCAACAACTGCTCAAGGACATCAAGGGCGGAAAATCCTTTTCCGAGGCCCTGGCAGAGCATCCCAAGGTGTTTTCGAAACTCTTCGTAAACATGGTTCGCGCCGGCGAGGTGGGCGGGTTCTTGAATGAAGTGTGTGAACGGCTGGCGGAATTCTTAGGGGCGAGCGAAGCCCTGCGCACCACCCTGGTCAATGCCATGATCTATCCGGCCCTGCTGACGGTCGTGGGAATCACCTCGATCGTCATCTTGATGACCTTTGTGATCCCCAAGTTCACGCAGATTTTTTCCGACATGGGCCGGGCCTTGCCCCTGCCCACCGTGATCCTCATGGATGTGAGCTATGGAGTCACCCATTTTGGATGGCTCATTCTGCTGGGGGTGGCGGCGCTTGTCTTCCTGTGGCGTCGGATTCTGGCGACCCCGTCGGGCCGCATGGGCTGGGATCAGTGGATTCTGCGGTGGCCGGTGCTGGGGGACCTTTTGTTGAAGGTTGAGGTGGCGCGGTTCACGCGTACGATGGGGACCCTTCTGCACAGCGCAGTTCCCATGATGCAATCTCTGAACGTTGTCACCGAAATCATCGGCAACCGCGCCATCGCCTCCAAACTCGAGGGAGTGGCTTCCGGCATCAAGAAGGGAGAGGGGGTGGCCAAGCCCATCCTTCAGGCGCGCATGTTCCCGCCGCTGATGGTCCACCTGCTCGAGGTGGGGGAAGAAACCGGGAAGCTGGACGCCATGATGCTTCAGATTGCCGACATTTATGATGGCGAAGTTCGCTCCACCATGAAAAACCTGTTGGCGCTTCTGGAACCGTCCATTATCCTCGTCATGGGTCTGATCGTCGGGATGATTGTGCTCTCCATCCTGACGGCCATCCTCTCGATCAATGAGGTGAAGTTCTAA
- a CDS encoding general secretion pathway protein GspK produces the protein MNRHLKKSERGVILLIVLWVVVALSVLAFGFATNVQLGMRSIRNTKDGVSGYFLAKGAMNESIFEMMKISQPDTPREAGLAFTQERASSQPLSITLETGSAQCWIENESGKWDLNAGSAAIFRNLMMRQFGVDDTLANDLVTQWEEWRKPKPDPSGNFQGGPFNSVEELSGLRGMKPEFIYGFWRRASDGTVEHRRGLLSLATLYSGSPGINLNDAPLEVLQALPGVNAAEANAIVNARAQRFFESVEDCQQRVPIQFNDEARNLVTLQESTAFALVATGRAAGSDYERTIRAIVKFGTNDPLGYRIVYWKDEEI, from the coding sequence ATGAACCGTCATTTAAAAAAATCTGAACGCGGTGTCATCCTCCTGATTGTCCTCTGGGTGGTCGTGGCGTTGAGCGTGCTCGCGTTTGGCTTTGCCACCAATGTGCAGTTGGGCATGCGTTCCATTCGCAACACGAAGGACGGAGTGTCCGGATATTTTTTGGCGAAGGGGGCCATGAACGAATCGATTTTTGAAATGATGAAAATATCTCAACCGGATACTCCGCGGGAAGCCGGACTGGCTTTTACGCAGGAACGGGCGTCCTCCCAGCCGCTTTCAATCACCCTGGAGACGGGCTCCGCTCAATGCTGGATTGAGAATGAATCCGGTAAATGGGACCTCAATGCCGGTTCTGCGGCGATATTTCGTAATCTCATGATGCGCCAGTTTGGGGTCGACGACACGCTTGCCAATGACCTGGTCACTCAATGGGAGGAATGGCGGAAGCCGAAACCCGATCCCAGCGGAAACTTCCAGGGCGGCCCGTTCAACTCCGTCGAGGAGCTTTCCGGGTTGAGAGGGATGAAGCCGGAATTCATTTACGGGTTTTGGAGGCGGGCCTCCGATGGAACGGTGGAACACCGCCGGGGGCTGCTGAGTCTGGCGACCCTTTATTCGGGTTCCCCGGGGATCAACCTGAATGATGCACCCCTTGAAGTCCTGCAGGCATTGCCGGGCGTAAATGCTGCCGAGGCAAATGCCATCGTCAACGCCAGGGCTCAACGCTTTTTTGAGTCGGTGGAGGATTGCCAGCAGCGCGTACCGATCCAGTTCAACGACGAGGCCCGCAATCTGGTCACCCTGCAGGAATCCACCGCATTTGCCCTGGTCGCCACCGGGCGCGCTGCAGGCTCCGATTATGAACGAACTATCCGGGCTATCGTGAAGTTTGGAACGAATGATCCTCTGGGCTACCGAATTGTGTATTGGAAAGACGAGGAGATCTAG
- the gspD gene encoding type II secretion system secretin GspD yields MKSLIRMALWVGFIWLAFSPAMAQSQQEQKPPAQGAAQEKKAGKEEPPKKKMKKVHTLFGDVWVEDTGEPEQTPPGVKPEPAAPTPPGSPAQPLADQSPKAPVGDAVAAPQSPQSKPKPETGGTQQPVPGEKRPESVSPPLTPGSTQAPATTPTQTAPRTPSSPPITGASLVFNNADLIQVVQVIANLLHLNYVLDPGVKGSVTITTMGDISSADLMQILQTLLRINGSTAIQTGNLWQIVPLKSVHQIPIRMEHPGDKPLSAGDEMVTEIVPMQFVTAADMSKLLKEFLSDAGSIVSHDRGNILILTDASRNMSRLLDLIRTFDSDALQNQRLQMFTVKNNSARSIIEDLKSIFSAYAMSDKDSAIRFVPLDRLNAVLVVAPNPATFDVVEQWIDKLDQPAQIAGIRNYVYHLQYAKAGVIRGMLSELYGSVITKEAPGVGRPEPAAVATPSLTAGMSTSTILAQGNSPERVQQKEREVYGFQGNIKIVSDDTNNMLIIQATPQDYDLIEQTLHQIDILPLQVLIEAQIFRVDLSHDFSLGIEYSLQQRGTAPGGTKPLADFTGGILSGSMVIMNASARELFAKVTASENRTRAKTLSAPSILVSDNMEARIQVGVSIPTLSSSGFSPGSTNVVFNTVQNVDTGVILSVTPHVNASGLVGLRVTQEVSSPVPPPAGVTNISPSINRSSASTTFVIKDGETMAIAGIITEDKELTRTRIPLLGDIPIVGGAFGSTNWTNKRSELIIFITPHVVTTLDRAKVVTDSFKEEMKNLTSEIQSKNRAHHAAWDKVKPPVPPPTQP; encoded by the coding sequence ATGAAATCTTTGATCAGGATGGCACTCTGGGTGGGCTTTATTTGGTTGGCCTTCTCCCCGGCAATGGCACAATCTCAACAGGAACAGAAACCTCCGGCCCAGGGAGCGGCTCAAGAAAAGAAAGCGGGGAAGGAAGAGCCCCCCAAGAAAAAGATGAAGAAGGTCCACACCCTCTTTGGGGATGTTTGGGTGGAGGACACCGGTGAGCCGGAGCAGACACCCCCTGGGGTGAAACCTGAACCCGCGGCGCCGACCCCGCCCGGTTCACCTGCGCAGCCTTTGGCGGACCAATCTCCCAAGGCCCCCGTTGGGGATGCGGTTGCTGCTCCTCAATCGCCGCAGTCAAAGCCGAAACCAGAGACCGGAGGGACTCAACAGCCTGTTCCGGGAGAAAAGAGGCCTGAGTCGGTATCGCCCCCATTGACACCCGGTTCCACCCAGGCCCCTGCTACGACCCCAACACAAACGGCACCCCGTACCCCCTCCTCGCCCCCCATTACGGGTGCTTCGCTGGTTTTCAACAACGCGGATCTGATTCAGGTCGTCCAGGTGATCGCCAACCTGCTCCATCTCAACTACGTCCTTGACCCGGGTGTAAAAGGATCCGTGACGATTACAACCATGGGCGATATCTCCAGTGCGGACTTGATGCAGATCCTCCAGACATTGCTCCGCATTAACGGCTCTACGGCCATCCAAACCGGCAACTTATGGCAGATTGTGCCCCTTAAGTCGGTACATCAGATTCCGATTCGAATGGAGCACCCGGGCGACAAGCCGCTGTCAGCAGGGGATGAAATGGTGACAGAGATCGTCCCTATGCAGTTTGTTACCGCCGCGGACATGAGCAAGCTCCTCAAGGAATTTCTCTCGGACGCCGGGTCAATCGTCAGCCACGATCGCGGGAACATCCTTATTCTCACGGACGCCAGCCGCAACATGTCGAGACTGCTGGATTTAATTCGGACCTTCGACTCGGATGCCCTTCAGAACCAGCGGCTCCAGATGTTTACTGTGAAGAACAACTCGGCACGGTCAATCATCGAGGATTTGAAGAGTATTTTTTCAGCTTACGCGATGAGCGACAAGGACTCCGCCATCCGGTTCGTCCCACTCGACCGCCTCAATGCCGTTCTGGTGGTGGCGCCCAACCCGGCCACCTTCGATGTGGTGGAACAGTGGATTGATAAGCTCGACCAGCCCGCTCAGATCGCAGGGATAAGGAACTACGTTTATCATTTGCAATATGCCAAGGCAGGCGTGATCCGGGGTATGTTGAGCGAGTTGTACGGTTCGGTCATTACCAAGGAAGCGCCCGGGGTAGGTCGGCCGGAACCTGCGGCCGTTGCAACGCCTTCTCTCACAGCGGGAATGTCCACCAGTACCATCCTGGCGCAGGGGAATTCGCCGGAAAGGGTTCAGCAGAAGGAAAGGGAAGTCTATGGTTTTCAAGGCAATATCAAGATTGTTTCCGACGATACCAACAACATGTTGATCATTCAAGCGACCCCACAAGACTATGACTTGATTGAACAAACACTCCACCAGATCGACATTCTCCCGCTCCAGGTGTTGATCGAAGCACAAATTTTTCGCGTCGACCTGTCGCACGATTTTTCATTGGGAATTGAATATTCCCTGCAACAGCGGGGCACTGCCCCGGGCGGCACTAAACCGCTCGCCGACTTTACGGGAGGGATCCTCAGCGGCTCCATGGTGATCATGAATGCAAGTGCCCGGGAGCTTTTCGCCAAGGTCACAGCGAGCGAGAATCGGACGCGTGCCAAGACGCTCTCGGCGCCCTCCATCCTGGTCAGCGATAATATGGAGGCCCGAATCCAGGTCGGTGTGTCCATCCCCACCCTCAGTTCGTCGGGCTTTTCACCGGGGTCGACCAACGTGGTCTTTAACACCGTGCAAAATGTGGACACCGGTGTCATCCTGTCGGTGACCCCCCATGTCAACGCCAGCGGCCTGGTCGGTCTGAGAGTCACCCAGGAGGTGAGTTCTCCGGTGCCCCCGCCGGCCGGAGTCACCAACATATCCCCCTCCATCAACCGCAGTTCGGCCTCCACCACTTTCGTCATCAAAGACGGAGAAACCATGGCCATTGCGGGGATTATCACTGAGGATAAAGAGCTCACCCGCACCCGGATTCCCCTCCTGGGCGATATCCCGATCGTGGGGGGCGCTTTTGGAAGCACGAATTGGACGAATAAGCGCAGCGAATTGATCATTTTCATCACACCGCATGTCGTAACGACCCTGGACCGGGCCAAGGTCGTCACAGATTCTTTTAAAGAAGAAATGAAGAATTTGACCAGCGAGATTCAAAGCAAGAATCGAGCGCATCACGCTGCCTGGGATAAGGTGAAGCCGCCCGTGCCACCCCCCACTCAGCCATGA
- the gspE gene encoding type II secretion system ATPase GspE, with amino-acid sequence MNSKTKLIGEILKEQHHITDEDLNRALQLQAERGDKIGRLLVELGLVSERDVLEALREQLDLPLLVAHQVPEVPLDLENFSPRFMRQTHCLPILHHENELTVAMADPLDHATIESIQLFTGLRVKPVLAPEAEILDSIEKLYGAGTNAMGRLIENMEGEPGGITEEQESIEHLKDMASEVPVIRFVNLLISRAVEQRASDIHIEPFEKDVKVRYRIDGILYNVETPPKALKAAIISRVKLMARLNIAERRLPQDGRIKLRVLGKEIDLRVSTLPTMYGESVVMRILDKSDSSKINLRALGFPERELQLVEQITSRPHGIFLVTGPTGSGKTTTLYSALLRINQPDKKIITIEDPVEYQMDGVNQIQVNPQIGLTFASGLRSIVRQDPDVIMIGEIRDLETAEIAIRSSLTGHLVFSTLHTNDAPSSITRLLDMGVEDYLLASSLLAVLAQRLVRVICRGCKKPYPIDAKILHGHGFDGTRSGEVTLYRGEGCETCGYTGYEGRVGIFELMLVDDALRRLIVTKEDANVIAAKARELGMITLREDGWQKTLQGITTLDEVLRVTKEI; translated from the coding sequence ATGAATTCCAAGACAAAACTCATCGGTGAGATTCTGAAGGAACAACACCACATCACGGATGAGGATCTCAACCGGGCCTTGCAGCTCCAGGCGGAGCGGGGCGATAAAATTGGACGGCTGCTGGTCGAACTGGGTTTGGTTTCCGAAAGGGATGTGCTGGAGGCTCTCCGGGAGCAACTGGATCTGCCCCTGCTGGTCGCGCATCAGGTCCCCGAGGTGCCGCTGGATCTTGAGAATTTTTCGCCTCGCTTCATGAGACAGACTCATTGCCTCCCGATCCTGCATCACGAGAACGAGCTGACCGTCGCTATGGCGGATCCGCTGGACCATGCCACGATCGAATCCATTCAGCTCTTCACCGGCTTGCGGGTAAAGCCGGTCCTGGCCCCGGAGGCCGAAATCCTGGACTCCATCGAAAAGCTTTACGGGGCCGGCACCAACGCCATGGGAAGGCTGATCGAGAACATGGAAGGCGAGCCGGGCGGAATAACGGAGGAACAGGAAAGCATTGAACATCTCAAAGACATGGCCTCCGAAGTCCCGGTCATCCGGTTCGTGAACCTGCTGATCTCCCGCGCCGTGGAACAGCGGGCCAGCGACATCCACATCGAGCCTTTTGAAAAAGACGTGAAGGTGCGCTATCGCATCGACGGCATTCTTTACAATGTGGAAACTCCGCCCAAGGCGCTGAAGGCCGCCATCATTTCCCGCGTCAAGCTGATGGCCCGGCTGAACATCGCCGAACGCCGTCTGCCCCAGGACGGACGCATCAAGCTCCGGGTGCTGGGCAAAGAGATTGATTTGCGCGTTTCCACTCTCCCGACCATGTACGGCGAGTCGGTGGTTATGCGCATCCTTGACAAGTCCGATTCCTCCAAGATCAATCTGAGAGCGCTTGGATTTCCCGAGCGGGAGCTTCAGCTGGTGGAGCAGATCACGTCCCGCCCTCACGGTATCTTTCTGGTGACCGGACCGACGGGCAGTGGGAAGACGACCACGCTGTATTCCGCCCTGCTCCGGATCAATCAGCCCGACAAGAAGATCATCACCATTGAAGACCCCGTGGAATACCAGATGGATGGAGTGAACCAGATCCAGGTGAACCCTCAGATCGGGTTGACCTTCGCCAGCGGCCTGCGTTCCATTGTCCGCCAGGACCCCGATGTCATCATGATTGGGGAGATCCGCGACCTGGAGACCGCCGAAATCGCCATCCGCTCGTCGCTCACCGGACACCTTGTTTTCTCCACGCTGCATACCAACGATGCGCCCTCCTCCATCACCCGGCTTCTCGATATGGGCGTCGAAGATTACCTGCTGGCGTCCTCGCTCCTCGCCGTGCTGGCCCAGCGGCTGGTGCGCGTGATTTGCCGGGGATGCAAGAAGCCTTATCCCATCGACGCGAAGATCCTCCATGGACACGGGTTCGACGGGACCCGTTCCGGGGAGGTGACTCTCTATCGCGGGGAAGGTTGCGAGACATGTGGCTATACCGGTTACGAGGGGCGCGTCGGCATCTTTGAGTTAATGCTTGTCGATGATGCCCTGCGGCGGCTGATCGTCACCAAAGAGGACGCCAACGTCATTGCCGCCAAAGCGCGGGAACTGGGCATGATTACGCTGCGCGAAGATGGATGGCAGAAGACCCTGCAGGGAATAACAACGCTGGATGAAGTCTTGAGGGTGACGAAGGAAATTTAG
- a CDS encoding GspH/FimT family pseudopilin encodes MSGVRGHVLRAGRLRAQGAFRPRSQQGITLLELLVVITLIAILGALVYPSFGNALSNLRLRGMARETVALCRLARYDAVTHRQPYRLAADLEQNQFRVTDSAQQVVKELDLPSGIRIFQVQVLSENSPADASELYFFPNGAAEPGSITLRDEGGRSVRIVVDLLTGDARIAD; translated from the coding sequence ATGTCAGGAGTCAGAGGTCATGTATTGCGTGCCGGCAGGTTGAGAGCGCAGGGAGCCTTTCGACCTCGATCACAACAGGGGATTACCCTCCTTGAGTTGCTGGTTGTAATCACGTTGATTGCAATCCTGGGCGCCCTGGTGTACCCCTCCTTCGGCAATGCCCTCTCGAACCTGCGATTGAGAGGCATGGCGCGCGAGACCGTGGCCCTCTGCCGGCTTGCCAGGTATGACGCCGTCACGCACCGGCAGCCCTATCGTCTCGCTGCGGACCTTGAACAGAACCAGTTTCGTGTCACCGATTCAGCTCAACAGGTAGTGAAAGAGCTTGACCTCCCTTCCGGGATCCGAATATTTCAAGTCCAAGTGTTGTCTGAGAATAGTCCTGCCGACGCCAGCGAACTCTATTTTTTCCCCAACGGTGCTGCCGAGCCGGGTTCCATCACCCTTCGCGATGAGGGGGGACGCAGTGTCAGGATCGTGGTCGACTTGCTGACCGGAGATGCCAGGATTGCTGATTGA
- a CDS encoding prepilin-type N-terminal cleavage/methylation domain-containing protein: MRRVEPELRNPTSGFSLLEVMVAVTLTALLSTAVIASFRMGISSWRRGEDFLDRSQRLSVAAELMQKQIGSANPLFPVGALNVFSGLNKPKVQEAQDAPAFLGGTKELVFVTNYPLVSRPEGSMQVVHYTLSLEGDSSGRIGLVGSQPVTSSSALQLWMTAAPIFRREDFLDLATKTGTPGASSLKLLDGIGDITFQYWGEEQVSSQGSGDPETRKIVAFDRWDGSKRRRLPDAVFIKVQFTATPSGPEGRSPYNRDSIELLVPISVGKSD; the protein is encoded by the coding sequence ATGAGGCGCGTCGAGCCAGAATTGCGTAATCCGACCTCCGGTTTCTCCCTGCTGGAGGTGATGGTGGCAGTGACCCTCACGGCGCTCCTGTCGACAGCTGTGATTGCATCGTTCCGCATGGGGATTAGCTCGTGGCGTCGGGGGGAGGACTTCCTCGACCGGTCCCAGCGGCTTTCAGTGGCAGCCGAATTGATGCAAAAGCAGATCGGCTCGGCAAATCCGCTTTTTCCCGTGGGAGCGCTGAATGTCTTCTCAGGACTTAACAAGCCCAAAGTGCAGGAAGCCCAGGACGCCCCTGCATTCCTGGGAGGGACTAAAGAGCTTGTGTTCGTTACGAATTATCCTCTGGTATCACGGCCGGAGGGAAGCATGCAGGTGGTTCATTACACCCTCAGTTTGGAGGGAGATTCAAGCGGCCGGATAGGATTGGTTGGGTCGCAACCCGTCACCTCGTCGTCAGCCCTTCAGCTCTGGATGACGGCCGCCCCCATTTTCAGGCGGGAGGATTTCCTGGATCTGGCTACAAAGACGGGGACCCCGGGCGCAAGCTCCTTAAAGCTTCTCGATGGGATCGGGGACATTACCTTTCAATACTGGGGTGAAGAGCAGGTCTCATCGCAGGGTTCGGGGGACCCTGAAACCCGGAAGATCGTTGCCTTTGATCGGTGGGATGGGTCCAAACGCCGGCGGTTGCCGGATGCGGTGTTCATCAAGGTTCAGTTCACCGCGACCCCGAGCGGGCCTGAGGGTCGAAGCCCCTACAATCGCGATTCAATCGAATTGCTCGTGCCCATCAGTGTGGGAAAGAGTGATTAG
- a CDS encoding prepilin-type N-terminal cleavage/methylation domain-containing protein produces MNKSRVLSRHRKVNSPSSQSGFSLLEVIVATAIVALVFVSMMEIFSNGLRSEGRADEYVTAMQQATRVMNDLWVNTLEAQASRNEGRFDDGMTWQTSVQAFRLPGEALDSSKNLPMEKMILRVEVTWNSRGSEKKVQLQSIKNVRKGSSKS; encoded by the coding sequence ATGAATAAATCCAGAGTATTAAGCCGCCACCGCAAAGTGAACTCGCCTTCCTCCCAGTCGGGCTTCTCTCTGCTCGAGGTGATCGTGGCCACGGCGATCGTCGCCCTGGTGTTCGTCTCGATGATGGAGATCTTTTCAAACGGGTTGCGGAGCGAGGGCCGGGCCGATGAGTATGTTACGGCCATGCAGCAGGCCACCCGGGTGATGAATGATCTCTGGGTCAACACCCTCGAGGCGCAGGCCTCCCGGAATGAGGGGCGATTCGACGACGGCATGACCTGGCAGACCTCCGTCCAAGCCTTTCGTTTGCCAGGCGAGGCCCTGGATTCCTCCAAAAATCTTCCCATGGAAAAAATGATCCTCCGCGTAGAAGTGACTTGGAACTCCCGCGGGTCGGAGAAGAAGGTCCAGCTTCAATCCATAAAAAATGTCCGTAAGGGATCGTCTAAATCCTGA
- the pilO gene encoding type 4a pilus biogenesis protein PilO: MKLSLPKLGFVARLSSRERRVLGAGLLAAVLFAALYFFAFPTYDKVKQYPEQIAQKTRLLQGYKEVIAQRQSREQSLDTTRKRIAELESHLLTARTTAAAQAQLQGLVNDLAKQSQLQINRSDFLPKKELSKDYEKISVRLDAVGTVNEVTAFLTAAKEMPMFVLNDDLRLWSYSSMSEGWKKSKQIAATIVVSGVIRHE; this comes from the coding sequence ATGAAACTCTCACTTCCAAAATTAGGTTTTGTGGCGCGCCTTTCATCACGCGAAAGAAGAGTCCTGGGCGCGGGACTGCTTGCAGCGGTTCTTTTTGCCGCGCTGTATTTTTTTGCCTTTCCAACCTACGACAAGGTCAAACAGTACCCCGAGCAGATTGCCCAGAAGACCCGGCTCCTGCAGGGGTACAAAGAAGTCATCGCCCAACGGCAGTCGCGGGAACAATCCCTCGATACCACCCGAAAAAGAATTGCGGAGTTGGAGAGTCATCTCCTGACCGCCCGCACCACGGCAGCCGCTCAGGCCCAACTGCAGGGACTCGTCAATGACCTTGCCAAACAGTCCCAGCTCCAGATTAACCGCAGCGATTTCCTCCCGAAGAAGGAGCTGAGCAAGGATTATGAAAAGATTTCGGTTCGGCTCGATGCCGTGGGGACCGTCAACGAGGTGACGGCGTTCCTGACGGCGGCTAAAGAGATGCCCATGTTTGTGCTGAACGACGACTTGCGGCTGTGGAGTTATAGCAGCATGAGTGAAGGGTGGAAGAAGTCGAAACAGATTGCGGCCACCATTGTGGTGTCCGGGGTGATTCGGCACGAGTGA
- a CDS encoding PilN domain-containing protein, with translation MLATKKIVSISVDGAHLHFVAVKKGLRGYELSSWMTLENDPQRDPLALRPQIDEFYRRAGIDKNQTVVEMPRARVALRTLQFPKAVLDNLTHIIEYQVENYEPIDRAGLAYVHQLVDDASPSGTSALMKRLALFSRPPSGRARMQGAPVGQEKLEVLLAMAPRAEVEHQREFWAGQGIHPRAVLCGSFGLARLLQLDPGAPREKNFLLRVGEDDFELIAVFFGKIRRAKRFEFLSSEPPARAEHMLLELGRLRAELRIEDKDVQNVYVTGVDPESVLKGFRSDPAVLPLRPLRVPACLRSRANLKEFHALAPAIGASFLAMSKGGLATDLMGRGEDIAQPRWVWAPTYALCGLAILMGGASVSGPYLQQSRFLDQMSSEITRLQPQVRQVERLETETSEVQKKAAILETIQGRDALNLEALRELSEILPDSAWINDFNLRGDGVEINGLAENATALVPLLEQSPLFKDVALASGITKNQQGKEMFRIRAKFEY, from the coding sequence GTGTTAGCAACCAAGAAGATCGTTTCCATCTCTGTCGACGGGGCGCACCTGCACTTTGTTGCCGTCAAAAAGGGCTTGCGAGGCTACGAGCTCTCCTCATGGATGACTCTCGAAAATGACCCGCAGCGGGATCCTCTCGCGCTTCGGCCGCAGATCGATGAATTCTATCGGCGCGCCGGCATCGACAAAAATCAGACGGTGGTCGAGATGCCGCGTGCCAGGGTGGCGCTTCGAACGCTGCAATTCCCCAAGGCGGTTCTCGACAACCTCACCCATATCATCGAATACCAGGTAGAGAACTATGAGCCCATCGATCGCGCGGGCCTGGCTTATGTGCACCAGTTGGTGGATGACGCCTCGCCCTCCGGAACATCCGCCCTCATGAAACGTCTGGCGCTGTTCAGTCGCCCTCCCTCCGGCAGAGCCAGGATGCAGGGCGCGCCGGTTGGCCAGGAAAAACTGGAGGTGCTGCTGGCCATGGCGCCCCGCGCCGAAGTGGAGCATCAACGAGAGTTTTGGGCCGGGCAGGGGATACATCCCCGGGCTGTGCTTTGCGGGTCGTTTGGGCTGGCGAGGCTTCTGCAACTGGATCCCGGCGCCCCGCGCGAGAAGAACTTTCTCCTGCGCGTGGGCGAGGACGATTTTGAACTGATCGCTGTCTTTTTCGGAAAGATCCGCCGTGCCAAACGCTTTGAATTTCTCTCCAGTGAACCCCCTGCGCGCGCGGAGCACATGTTGCTCGAGTTGGGACGATTGCGGGCAGAGCTCCGTATCGAGGATAAGGACGTTCAAAACGTGTATGTGACAGGTGTGGATCCGGAGTCCGTCCTGAAGGGATTTCGGTCGGACCCTGCCGTCCTCCCCTTGCGACCGTTGCGTGTTCCGGCTTGTCTGCGCTCCCGTGCCAACCTCAAGGAGTTTCATGCCCTGGCTCCCGCCATCGGCGCTTCATTCCTTGCGATGAGCAAGGGAGGCCTGGCCACCGATCTGATGGGCCGGGGCGAGGACATCGCCCAACCCCGTTGGGTATGGGCGCCAACCTATGCGCTCTGCGGATTGGCCATTCTGATGGGGGGGGCAAGTGTCTCGGGGCCCTACCTTCAGCAGTCGCGGTTCCTCGATCAAATGAGTTCGGAGATCACGAGGCTCCAACCCCAGGTCAGACAAGTGGAGCGCCTTGAGACCGAGACCAGCGAAGTTCAGAAGAAGGCGGCGATTCTCGAGACGATCCAGGGACGCGATGCACTCAACCTTGAGGCGCTTCGAGAACTCTCCGAGATTCTGCCGGACTCGGCCTGGATCAATGACTTCAACCTCCGGGGAGATGGGGTGGAAATCAATGGCCTGGCGGAAAACGCCACGGCCCTCGTGCCTCTGCTCGAGCAGTCCCCCCTGTTCAAGGATGTCGCCCTGGCTTCAGGAATTACCAAGAACCAGCAAGGCAAGGAGATGTTTCGCATCCGGGCCAAGTTTGAGTACTAG
- the gspG gene encoding type II secretion system major pseudopilin GspG, whose product MQRPRNRNGEAGITLLELLVVMVIIALFATLVGTRLWRNVATAKATTAKAQIETFENAIEQFRLDVGRLPTQEEGIQSLRVRPPSLDESKWKGPYLQKEIPMDPWGNAYAYRMPGQHGDYDILSYGRDGREGGDGEDADVVSWK is encoded by the coding sequence ATGCAGCGCCCGCGAAATCGGAATGGGGAAGCCGGCATCACGTTGCTGGAGTTGCTGGTGGTCATGGTGATCATCGCGCTGTTTGCAACGCTGGTGGGCACCCGACTGTGGAGAAACGTCGCCACGGCGAAGGCAACAACCGCCAAGGCCCAGATTGAGACCTTTGAAAATGCCATCGAACAGTTTCGCCTCGACGTCGGTCGATTGCCCACCCAGGAGGAGGGCATTCAGTCGCTGCGCGTACGGCCTCCCTCCCTGGATGAATCCAAGTGGAAAGGGCCGTATCTGCAGAAGGAAATCCCGATGGACCCCTGGGGCAATGCTTACGCCTATAGGATGCCGGGACAACACGGGGATTATGACATCCTCAGCTATGGACGGGACGGCCGCGAAGGCGGCGACGGCGAAGATGCAGACGTGGTGAGTTGGAAGTGA